Proteins encoded by one window of Kribbella italica:
- a CDS encoding DUF3500 domain-containing protein yields MVVEQTRKTALELLDALTSEQRAKATAPFDTPDHREWTYLPGDRPGLQLTELTAEQEQHVHRLLELACSERGVGDALATMAAEIILRELPDVGATGGWQGTVVGERYFLRILGDPSGTDPWAWRLNGHHLALHVTLVGDRISFVPNFIGSNPAEVRQGPYAGRRFLAAEHDLGFQLLHALDSSQREVAVVSTAAPDDILTRHDPVADASLLHRGIAYGDLQDSQQDLFTRLLDQYVGRAAQPIAEQAWANLRDQGLDHLTFAWAGALQPGAGHYYSIAGPTFLAEYDNTQSDANHIHSVWRDLDNDWGQDLLAAHYAAHR; encoded by the coding sequence ATGGTTGTAGAGCAGACCCGCAAGACCGCCCTGGAACTGCTGGATGCGCTGACGTCCGAGCAGCGGGCGAAGGCTACGGCGCCGTTCGACACCCCGGACCATCGTGAGTGGACCTATCTGCCGGGTGACCGGCCCGGACTGCAGCTGACCGAGCTGACCGCTGAGCAGGAGCAGCACGTGCACCGCCTGCTCGAGCTGGCGTGCAGCGAGCGCGGTGTGGGCGACGCACTGGCGACCATGGCCGCCGAGATCATCCTGCGCGAGTTGCCGGACGTCGGTGCGACCGGTGGCTGGCAGGGCACGGTCGTGGGGGAGCGCTACTTCCTGCGCATCCTCGGCGACCCGTCCGGCACGGACCCGTGGGCCTGGCGCCTCAACGGCCACCACCTGGCCCTGCACGTGACACTGGTCGGCGACCGGATCTCCTTCGTCCCCAACTTCATCGGCTCCAACCCTGCTGAGGTCCGCCAAGGCCCGTACGCCGGCCGCCGCTTCCTGGCCGCCGAGCACGACCTGGGCTTCCAGCTCCTCCACGCCCTCGATTCAAGCCAGCGCGAGGTCGCCGTCGTCTCCACTGCGGCTCCGGACGACATCCTCACCCGCCACGACCCGGTGGCCGACGCTTCCCTCCTGCACCGAGGCATCGCGTACGGCGACCTGCAGGACTCCCAGCAGGACCTCTTCACCCGCCTGCTCGACCAGTACGTCGGCCGAGCCGCCCAGCCGATCGCCGAGCAGGCCTGGGCCAACCTCCGCGACCAGGGCCTCGACCACCTCACCTTCGCCTGGGCCGGAGCCCTCCAGCCCGGCGCCGGCCACTACTACTCCATCGCCGGCCCCACCTTCCTCGCCGAGTACGACAACACCCAGTCCGACGCCAACCACATCCACTCCGTCTGGCGAGACCTCGACAACGACTGGGGCCAGGACCTCCTGGCCGCCCACTACGCCGCTCACCGCTGA